A single Clostridium sp. AN503 DNA region contains:
- a CDS encoding 2-keto-3-deoxygluconate permease, producing the protein MKILKTVQKVPGGMMVVPLLLGATINTFAPQALEIGGFTTALFKNGASALIGLFMLCNGAMINVRQAGKPLYKGAVLTLVKFILGAFIGWGVSTIFGPAGIIGITPLAIIAAMTNSNGGLYAALAGEYGDSSDVGALSVLAINDGPFLTMVAFGATGLANIPFMSLVACIVPLIIGFILGNLDEDCRNFFSSQSSILIPFFAFPLGASLDFKTIISAGIPGLILGVSVTLITGLAAYFASRVYGKKRNPAAAAVGTTAGNAVATPEALAMSDASLAPFVPAATAQVAASVIVTAVLCPVITSFLAKKNGRVKETEE; encoded by the coding sequence ATGAAGATTTTAAAAACTGTCCAAAAGGTTCCCGGAGGCATGATGGTCGTTCCGCTGTTATTAGGAGCCACGATCAACACATTCGCACCACAGGCATTGGAAATTGGGGGATTTACCACTGCTCTGTTTAAAAATGGCGCGTCTGCCCTGATCGGTTTATTCATGCTGTGCAACGGCGCCATGATCAATGTGAGACAGGCAGGCAAACCTCTGTATAAAGGGGCTGTTCTGACTCTGGTGAAATTCATTCTCGGAGCATTCATCGGATGGGGTGTCAGCACCATATTTGGTCCCGCCGGAATCATCGGGATCACGCCGCTTGCCATCATCGCCGCCATGACCAATTCAAACGGCGGACTCTATGCCGCTCTGGCCGGAGAATACGGGGATTCCAGCGACGTTGGCGCTCTGTCTGTCCTGGCCATCAACGACGGCCCGTTTTTAACCATGGTGGCTTTCGGTGCAACCGGGCTTGCCAATATCCCGTTCATGTCCCTGGTGGCCTGTATCGTCCCCCTGATCATTGGCTTTATTCTTGGTAACCTGGACGAAGACTGCAGGAATTTCTTTTCCTCCCAGTCCTCCATCCTGATTCCTTTCTTTGCATTCCCTTTGGGAGCCTCACTTGACTTCAAGACCATTATCAGCGCCGGTATCCCTGGACTGATCCTGGGCGTAAGCGTCACCCTGATCACCGGGCTGGCTGCCTACTTTGCTTCACGGGTCTATGGAAAGAAACGGAATCCTGCCGCCGCTGCAGTCGGGACCACTGCCGGCAACGCAGTTGCCACTCCGGAAGCTCTTGCCATGAGTGATGCATCCCTGGCTCCCTTTGTTCCTGCAGCCACCGCACAGGTTGCCGCATCCGTGATCGTGACTGCCGTGCTCTGCCCGGTCATCACCTCTTTCCTTGCAAAGAAAAACGGCAGGGTAAAAGAAACGGAGGAATAG
- a CDS encoding sigma 54-interacting transcriptional regulator yields the protein MSRCIEIAQKYSQYDSSILIEGESGVGKELFAQSIHNASARKNKPFVAVNCAALSKSLIESELFGYAEGAFTGARKGGKEGMFELAHRGTIFLDEISELPLDVQGQLLRVLQEREVIRIGDSKVTPLDIRIICATNKNLNQMVKEGAFRQDLLYRINTLRLTIPKLNERREDVKILAEMFVKHFAEKYGKDVFRISPAALHYLAQYDFRGNVRELRGMIERAVILTETRTITEDELNLDLSRLEAAPQTPSFDPQDSYTLSLKEVETQYIQKIWNQEENSVAKTCDILKINRTTLWRKLKEINTTL from the coding sequence ATGAGCCGCTGTATTGAGATCGCACAGAAATACAGTCAGTATGACTCTTCTATCCTGATAGAAGGCGAATCCGGTGTTGGAAAAGAACTTTTTGCACAGAGCATCCACAACGCCAGCGCACGGAAAAACAAACCGTTTGTCGCCGTAAACTGTGCAGCCCTGTCAAAATCCCTGATAGAAAGTGAACTGTTCGGCTACGCCGAGGGCGCTTTCACAGGTGCACGAAAAGGCGGCAAGGAAGGCATGTTTGAGCTTGCCCACCGCGGCACCATATTTTTAGATGAGATCAGTGAACTGCCTCTGGATGTGCAGGGTCAGCTGCTCCGGGTATTACAGGAACGCGAGGTGATCCGTATTGGTGACAGCAAGGTTACGCCTCTTGACATCAGGATCATCTGCGCCACCAATAAAAACCTGAACCAGATGGTAAAAGAAGGCGCCTTCCGGCAGGACCTGCTTTACCGCATCAATACCCTGCGCCTGACTATACCCAAACTGAATGAACGGCGTGAAGACGTAAAAATCCTTGCCGAGATGTTTGTCAAACATTTTGCTGAAAAATACGGTAAAGATGTTTTTCGTATCTCCCCGGCCGCCCTCCACTATCTTGCCCAGTATGATTTCAGAGGAAATGTCCGTGAACTGCGTGGAATGATAGAACGTGCCGTGATCCTGACAGAGACCCGCACCATTACAGAAGACGAGTTAAACCTGGATCTGAGCCGTCTGGAGGCCGCACCCCAGACGCCCTCATTCGATCCGCAGGATTCCTATACCCTGTCATTAAAAGAGGTTGAAACACAATATATACAAAAGATCTGGAACCAGGAAGAGAACTCTGTTGCAAAAACCTGTGATATCCTGAAGATCAACCGCACCACCTTATGGCGAAAACTGAAGGAGATCAACACAACGTTGTAA
- a CDS encoding amino acid ABC transporter ATP-binding protein, with the protein MNLLEMNHVKKSFGGLAVIQDISLHVEEGEIVSVIGPSGSGKSTLLRCATMLETMDSGELIYLGERAAWNNEQEQTVYAPKQKLRKIQENYGLVFQNFNLFPHFSVLKNIMDAPVTVQKRDREEVRQSAMELLKKMGLEDRADAYPCQLSGGQCQRVAIARALALNPKILFFDEPTSALDPELTGEVLKVIKSLADLHIAMVIVTHEMAFARDISDRVIFMADGVIVEEGTPDMVFSSNNERTRSFLGRYGAMLGG; encoded by the coding sequence ATGAATCTACTGGAAATGAATCATGTAAAAAAGTCCTTTGGCGGACTTGCAGTCATCCAGGATATTTCTCTCCATGTGGAAGAGGGAGAGATCGTATCGGTCATTGGCCCGTCCGGTTCCGGCAAGTCCACGCTGCTAAGATGTGCAACCATGCTGGAGACCATGGACAGCGGGGAACTGATCTACCTGGGAGAGCGGGCGGCATGGAATAATGAGCAGGAACAGACGGTTTATGCACCGAAGCAGAAGCTTCGGAAGATTCAGGAGAATTATGGGCTTGTTTTTCAGAATTTTAACCTGTTCCCACATTTTTCTGTTTTAAAGAATATTATGGATGCACCGGTTACCGTTCAGAAGCGTGACCGGGAGGAGGTGCGCCAGAGCGCTATGGAGCTGCTTAAGAAGATGGGGCTGGAGGACAGGGCGGACGCCTATCCATGTCAGTTATCAGGCGGGCAGTGCCAGCGTGTGGCGATCGCAAGAGCGCTGGCGTTAAATCCCAAGATCCTGTTTTTTGACGAACCGACCTCGGCGCTGGACCCGGAATTGACCGGGGAAGTATTAAAGGTCATCAAGTCCCTGGCGGACCTTCATATTGCTATGGTGATCGTGACGCATGAGATGGCATTTGCCAGGGATATTTCCGACCGGGTGATCTTTATGGCAGATGGTGTGATCGTGGAGGAAGGGACTCCGGATATGGTGTTTTCCTCCAACAATGAGCGGACCAGGAGTTTTCTTGGGCGTTACGGAGCCATGCTGGGCGGCTGA
- a CDS encoding amino acid ABC transporter substrate-binding protein codes for MKKRAMSLLMAGTMALSLAGCGGGADAATAAKETTAAVSAAADSTAAEDASDKTEAASEAEASDTAAGGTFTVGFDQDFPPMGFKGDDGEYTGFDLALAEEVATRLGLEFVPQPIAWDAKDMELSSGTIDCIWNGFTMNGREDAYTWSEPYMDNSQVFVVAADSGIAGFEDLAGKVVEVQADSSAEAALKDNTELAGTFGTLQTTPDYNTAFMDLEMGAVDAIAMDVIVAGYQIEQRGEDDKYVILEDTLASEEYGIGFKLGNEDLRNKVQSTLEEMAADGTLEKISTEWFGRDVTTIGK; via the coding sequence ATGAAAAAAAGAGCGATGAGTTTATTGATGGCAGGAACGATGGCGCTGAGCCTTGCAGGCTGCGGCGGTGGTGCGGATGCGGCCACAGCGGCAAAAGAGACCACGGCAGCAGTATCTGCGGCGGCAGACAGTACTGCAGCAGAGGATGCGTCAGATAAAACAGAAGCAGCCAGTGAAGCAGAGGCTTCTGATACCGCGGCAGGCGGAACCTTTACCGTAGGGTTTGACCAGGATTTCCCGCCGATGGGATTTAAGGGAGATGACGGAGAATATACCGGTTTTGATCTGGCTCTGGCAGAGGAAGTGGCAACGCGTCTGGGACTGGAATTTGTGCCGCAGCCGATCGCATGGGATGCAAAGGATATGGAATTGAGTTCCGGGACCATTGACTGTATCTGGAACGGTTTTACCATGAATGGACGTGAGGATGCCTACACCTGGAGTGAGCCGTATATGGACAACAGCCAGGTATTCGTAGTAGCCGCAGATTCAGGCATTGCGGGCTTTGAGGACCTGGCGGGTAAAGTAGTTGAGGTTCAGGCTGATTCTTCCGCTGAGGCGGCTTTAAAAGACAATACAGAGCTGGCAGGGACCTTTGGTACCCTTCAGACAACACCTGACTACAATACGGCATTTATGGATCTGGAGATGGGCGCTGTGGACGCCATTGCCATGGATGTGATCGTTGCAGGCTATCAGATCGAGCAGAGGGGAGAGGATGACAAATATGTGATCCTGGAGGACACTCTGGCTTCCGAGGAATACGGGATCGGCTTTAAGCTTGGCAATGAGGACTTGAGGAATAAGGTTCAGAGCACTTTGGAGGAGATGGCTGCGGACGGTACATTAGAGAAGATCTCCACAGAATGGTTCGGCCGCGACGTTACGACGATCGGGAAATAA
- the pdxA gene encoding 4-hydroxythreonine-4-phosphate dehydrogenase PdxA — MGYLGITMGDPAGVGAEIVLKAMHTDAECRKNGIIFGSRAVTEYYNHLLGYGYQIKEIKAIEDFDPNCINVVDPEPVSMEKFNIGQVSSVCGHAAFVYVKTAIDWAISKKIDAVVTAPLNKEALHLAGHLYDGHTEIFNDFAGTGRYAMLLWSDKMKVIHVTTHVAMREACNRIKKPRVEEVIRLADETLKQAGYSSPRIAVAGLNPHSGENGIFGREEIDEIEPAVRCCAADGIQVEGPIPPDTVFLKMYQGKYDIVVAMYHDQGHIPLKLLAFDDGVNMTVGLSIIRTSVDHGTAFDIAGKGIANPTSMLAAIHAARRFQK; from the coding sequence ATGGGATATTTGGGAATAACCATGGGCGACCCGGCAGGCGTCGGGGCTGAAATTGTACTGAAAGCCATGCATACCGATGCAGAGTGCAGAAAAAACGGGATCATTTTCGGAAGCAGGGCTGTGACGGAGTATTATAACCATCTGTTGGGTTACGGTTACCAGATTAAAGAGATAAAAGCCATTGAAGATTTTGATCCCAACTGCATCAATGTTGTAGATCCGGAACCTGTCTCTATGGAAAAATTCAATATCGGTCAGGTATCCTCTGTCTGCGGACATGCTGCGTTTGTCTATGTTAAAACAGCCATAGACTGGGCCATTTCCAAAAAAATTGACGCGGTAGTGACCGCTCCACTGAATAAAGAGGCCCTTCACCTTGCCGGTCATCTCTACGATGGTCATACGGAGATCTTCAATGATTTTGCAGGGACCGGACGATATGCCATGCTCTTGTGGAGTGATAAGATGAAGGTCATCCATGTAACTACACACGTTGCCATGCGGGAGGCATGCAACCGTATCAAAAAACCCCGCGTAGAGGAAGTGATCCGTCTTGCAGACGAAACCTTAAAACAGGCAGGCTATTCTTCTCCCCGGATTGCTGTCGCTGGACTGAACCCACACAGTGGTGAAAATGGGATTTTCGGCAGGGAGGAGATCGATGAGATCGAGCCAGCTGTCCGCTGCTGTGCCGCCGATGGGATCCAGGTGGAAGGCCCCATCCCGCCGGATACGGTTTTCTTAAAAATGTATCAGGGAAAATATGATATCGTGGTCGCCATGTATCACGACCAGGGGCATATCCCCTTAAAGCTTCTCGCCTTTGACGACGGAGTGAACATGACCGTGGGCTTGTCCATCATACGTACCTCTGTAGACCATGGAACGGCATTTGATATTGCCGGGAAAGGAATAGCCAATCCCACCAGTATGCTGGCTGCGATCCATGCTGCCCGCAGGTTTCAAAAATAA
- a CDS encoding four-carbon acid sugar kinase family protein, whose amino-acid sequence MNKTFFIIADDFTGANDSGVQIAKQGITTHVVLDAKGIRTDGSSYVLDTESRNIDSGLAKEKVRTQLEYAKDFPFDHIMKKLDSTLRGNVAEELKAADEILQPDLIIFAPAFPEIGRTTKNGIHMLNGVPIHETEIARDPIKPVTNDSLSVMLKTCFSSPVYSCGLEELRCGQLSSDKAHIYCFDIETREDLDMLVSMVLKWDKKVLWAGSAGIAGSLLKQTVKRHPVLAAVGSISDVSREQVLECEKQNYPVISIDIACILNGSSWESYAQKTIDLLQQGRDVVIATAYDRADYENAIQVGQDICHMTKEDVSRFTQEILAKIILFVGTHTSLGGLFLTGGDTAIGLIHLSGAFGSTIKQEITTGVPLMLINGGTFHGLPIVTKAGAFGTRDTIIQCIQRLKEV is encoded by the coding sequence ATGAACAAGACATTTTTTATCATTGCAGACGATTTTACCGGAGCAAATGATTCCGGAGTCCAGATTGCCAAACAGGGCATTACAACTCATGTGGTACTGGATGCAAAAGGAATCCGGACAGACGGTTCTTCCTATGTCCTTGATACGGAATCCAGGAATATTGACAGCGGACTGGCAAAGGAAAAGGTGCGTACTCAATTAGAATATGCCAAAGATTTTCCTTTTGACCATATCATGAAGAAACTGGACTCCACGCTCCGGGGAAATGTGGCAGAAGAATTGAAAGCTGCGGACGAAATACTGCAGCCCGACTTAATCATTTTTGCACCTGCATTCCCGGAAATCGGACGTACTACAAAAAATGGCATCCATATGCTGAACGGCGTCCCGATCCACGAGACAGAGATCGCACGGGACCCTATCAAGCCTGTGACCAACGATTCTCTGTCAGTCATGCTGAAAACCTGCTTCTCCTCCCCTGTTTATTCCTGTGGGCTGGAAGAACTGCGTTGTGGACAGCTGTCGTCCGACAAAGCCCATATTTACTGCTTTGATATTGAAACCAGAGAAGATCTGGATATGCTGGTCTCTATGGTCCTGAAATGGGATAAAAAAGTATTATGGGCCGGAAGCGCAGGAATTGCCGGGAGTCTGTTAAAGCAGACCGTCAAACGCCATCCTGTTCTGGCTGCTGTGGGAAGTATCAGTGACGTCTCCAGAGAACAGGTCCTGGAATGTGAAAAACAAAATTACCCTGTAATATCCATAGATATTGCCTGCATATTAAATGGGTCTTCCTGGGAATCTTACGCACAAAAAACCATTGACCTGCTGCAGCAAGGTCGCGATGTGGTTATTGCCACCGCCTACGATCGTGCCGATTATGAAAATGCCATACAGGTCGGTCAAGACATCTGCCACATGACTAAGGAAGATGTAAGCCGTTTTACACAGGAAATTCTGGCTAAGATCATTCTCTTTGTGGGAACGCATACTTCCCTGGGCGGTCTGTTCCTTACCGGAGGCGACACTGCGATCGGATTGATCCATCTTTCCGGCGCATTTGGTTCTACGATCAAACAGGAGATCACAACCGGAGTCCCCCTGATGCTGATCAACGGCGGCACTTTTCATGGACTTCCGATTGTTACAAAGGCCGGTGCCTTTGGAACCAGGGATACGATCATACAATGTATACAGCGACTTAAGGAGGTTTGA
- a CDS encoding PrpR N-terminal domain-containing protein, with amino-acid sequence MKEICFIAPYIQLYNMVQEMISADVRYSNVSVVLGDLEGGVEQAYRALESGTDILISRGGTYTMIHEQVKDANIYELKISALDIMNSLKHVLNRNEEIAIIGYYNIIYGYDILSELKGIQLRSISINDLEPVEDKIRACAAEGIKSFIGDTIVNRECKKLGYECYMIESSIDSVKMIIEQAQESLTYSKEILEQNRRYRALMDNVHEGVIATDETGAIRACNKAAEEILGISKERVIGKKLDELEYGESILAAVKEETLIIDEIREIGQFKVTFSSIPIVIRGSYTGSIVAFQDIKSCRLTRRRSAPSFSKKASGPSTRSIPSSTRAIS; translated from the coding sequence ATGAAAGAAATATGTTTTATCGCCCCATACATCCAACTATACAATATGGTCCAGGAAATGATTTCTGCCGATGTGCGTTACAGCAATGTCTCTGTGGTTCTGGGTGATCTGGAGGGCGGAGTTGAACAGGCATACCGGGCGTTGGAATCCGGCACGGATATTTTGATTTCCAGAGGCGGCACCTACACCATGATCCATGAGCAGGTAAAGGACGCCAACATTTATGAGCTGAAGATCAGCGCGCTGGATATTATGAACAGCTTAAAACACGTACTGAACCGCAACGAGGAGATTGCCATCATTGGTTACTACAATATTATTTACGGTTATGACATCTTGTCTGAACTCAAAGGAATCCAACTGCGCTCCATTTCCATAAATGATCTGGAACCCGTGGAAGATAAGATCCGTGCCTGCGCCGCAGAGGGTATCAAATCCTTTATCGGTGACACGATCGTGAACCGCGAGTGCAAAAAACTGGGCTATGAATGCTATATGATCGAGAGCAGCATCGATTCCGTCAAGATGATCATCGAACAGGCCCAGGAATCGCTTACCTACAGTAAAGAGATATTGGAGCAGAACCGCCGCTACCGCGCTCTGATGGACAACGTCCATGAAGGCGTCATTGCCACGGATGAAACAGGAGCCATCCGCGCCTGCAATAAAGCTGCGGAAGAAATCCTTGGCATCTCGAAGGAACGGGTCATTGGAAAAAAGCTGGATGAACTGGAATATGGAGAATCCATTCTTGCAGCTGTAAAAGAAGAAACCCTGATCATCGATGAGATCCGCGAGATCGGACAATTCAAGGTAACCTTCAGCAGTATTCCCATAGTTATCCGAGGATCCTATACCGGGTCTATCGTGGCATTTCAGGATATAAAAAGCTGCAGACTTACGAGACGAAGATCCGCTCCCAGCTTTTCCAAAAAGGCTTCCGGGCCAAGTACACGTTCCATTCCATCATCCACCAGAGCAATATCATGA
- a CDS encoding amino acid ABC transporter permease, with protein sequence MQIGTMIAQLAEGMFVSIQIFLVTLIFSLPLGLVVAFGRMSKNKLLQGIVKAYISIMRGTPLMLQLMVVYFGPYYLFGIRIKNNNYRLWAAFIGFVINYAAYFAEIYRGGIQSMPAGQYEAAKMLGYSKPQTFFRIILPQVIKRILPSITNEVITLVKDTSLAFTISVLEMFTIAKALASSQTSMMPFVAAGLFYYIFNLLVAVGMEHAEKKLSYYQ encoded by the coding sequence ATGCAGATTGGTACGATGATAGCACAGCTGGCAGAGGGCATGTTCGTCAGCATACAGATATTTTTGGTGACATTGATATTTTCCCTGCCTCTTGGACTGGTTGTGGCTTTTGGAAGGATGTCAAAGAATAAGCTGCTTCAGGGGATCGTGAAGGCGTATATTTCGATTATGCGCGGCACGCCTCTGATGCTCCAGCTCATGGTGGTTTATTTTGGGCCTTACTATCTGTTCGGCATCCGGATCAAGAATAACAACTACCGCCTGTGGGCTGCGTTCATAGGCTTTGTGATCAACTATGCGGCTTATTTTGCGGAGATATACCGCGGCGGTATCCAGTCGATGCCTGCGGGACAGTATGAAGCGGCTAAAATGCTGGGCTACAGCAAGCCGCAGACTTTTTTCAGGATCATTCTGCCCCAGGTGATCAAGCGGATCCTGCCTTCTATCACCAATGAGGTGATCACTCTGGTCAAGGATACGTCCCTGGCCTTCACCATCAGTGTTCTGGAGATGTTTACCATAGCAAAAGCGCTGGCGTCTTCACAGACCAGCATGATGCCGTTCGTGGCGGCGGGGCTGTTCTATTACATCTTCAACCTGCTTGTGGCAGTGGGGATGGAGCATGCCGAGAAGAAGCTTTCTTACTATCAGTAA
- a CDS encoding SGNH/GDSL hydrolase family protein, producing MSDLKNIFHNCLDVIVENDIYFPVRFTDKLFRFYESTGVAQFPERAVQTAGITMEFCTSQEEIGFTFFFTCFARDWITFDVYENDIFMETVHFEDRALKARFRYKKRNAGQTRIVIYMPATADTHFTDFDLGDYHPVQAPARKYLALGCSITQGMEAVSPSITYTNIVKRHYNAQILNLGIGGFYYDPDSLDEELPYDPDIITVAYGTNDAASNASVGEISAKTSGYLEKLRSIYPGKTVHVITPVWRKEWDDDPSFLKKASEIQDMIVKEASRQQFHVIDGRPTIPHSPAFYKDGFLHPNDLGFALYGLYVIKNMKVDQVTS from the coding sequence ATGAGCGATCTTAAGAATATATTTCATAACTGCCTTGACGTTATAGTAGAAAATGATATCTATTTCCCCGTCCGCTTTACCGATAAACTGTTCCGGTTTTATGAGTCTACCGGAGTTGCACAGTTCCCGGAGCGTGCAGTCCAGACCGCCGGAATCACTATGGAATTTTGCACATCACAGGAAGAGATCGGCTTTACCTTTTTCTTCACCTGCTTTGCAAGAGACTGGATCACCTTCGATGTTTATGAAAATGATATTTTTATGGAAACCGTACATTTTGAAGACCGCGCCTTAAAAGCCCGCTTCCGCTATAAAAAGAGAAATGCCGGACAGACCAGGATCGTTATCTACATGCCTGCTACAGCAGACACCCATTTTACAGACTTTGATCTGGGAGATTACCATCCTGTACAGGCTCCTGCAAGAAAATATCTCGCCCTGGGCTGTTCCATCACACAGGGTATGGAAGCAGTATCTCCCTCCATTACCTATACCAATATCGTAAAACGCCATTACAACGCCCAGATCTTAAACCTTGGCATCGGTGGATTTTATTATGATCCGGACTCTTTAGATGAAGAACTGCCCTATGACCCGGACATCATCACCGTAGCCTATGGTACCAATGACGCAGCCAGTAACGCCAGCGTCGGAGAGATCTCTGCAAAAACCTCCGGTTATTTGGAAAAACTGAGATCCATCTACCCCGGCAAGACTGTCCACGTCATTACCCCCGTATGGAGGAAAGAGTGGGATGACGATCCTTCCTTCTTAAAAAAAGCTTCTGAAATACAGGATATGATCGTAAAAGAAGCCTCCAGACAACAGTTTCATGTGATTGACGGGAGACCGACAATCCCCCACAGTCCTGCATTTTATAAAGACGGTTTTCTGCATCCCAATGATCTCGGATTTGCATTATATGGCCTTTACGTGATCAAAAATATGAAAGTTGACCAGGTGACATCATGA